One genomic region from Eptesicus fuscus isolate TK198812 chromosome 18, DD_ASM_mEF_20220401, whole genome shotgun sequence encodes:
- the LOC129147117 gene encoding prothymosin alpha-like, whose product MSDTAVDTSSEITPKALKEKQVVEEAENGRDAPVNGNANEENGEQEADHEVDEEGGEEEEEEEGDEEEETEAATGKRAAEDDEDYDVVTKKQKTDGDD is encoded by the coding sequence ATGTCAGACACGGCCGTGGACACCAGCTCCGAGATCACCCCCAAGGCCTTAAAGGAGAAGCAAgttgtggaggaggcagagaatggaAGAGATGCACCTGTGAATGGGAACGCTAATGAGGAAaatggggagcaggaggctgacCATGAGGTAGAtgaagaaggaggggaggaggaggaggaagaggaaggagatgaagaggaggagactgaggcagcTACGGGCAAACGGGCAGCTGAAGATGATGAGGATTACGATGTTGTCACCAAGAAGCAGAAGACAGATGGGGATGACTAG